GAAGATGGAAGTTTCTATTTTATGGAAATGAATACAAGGATACAGGTAGAACATCCAATAACAGAAATGGTAACAGGTATAGATATTTTAAAGGAACAAATAAAAATAGCTTATGGAGAAAAATTAGATATAGTACAAGAAAATATAAAGATACAAGGGCATGCTATTGAATGCAGAATAAATGCAGAAGATTATAAAAATGGATTTAGACCATGTCCAGGAAAAGTAGAAAATTTATACACTCCAGGAGGGTTAGGTGTAAGATTAGATAGTTCAGTATATTCAGGATATACCATACCTCCATATTATGACTCTATGATAGGTAAACTTATAGCTTATGGAAGAGACAGAGAAGAAGCCATACAAATTATGAAAAGAGCATTAGGTGAATTTATTATAGAAGGTGTAAATACCAATATAGATTTTCAATTTATTATATTAGAAGATGAAAATTTTATAAAGGGAGAATACACCACGAAATATATAGAAAAAATGCTAACTGACAATTAGTATAGTCAGGGGGAAGTGTATGTTAAAAAATTTATTTAGAAAAACAAAATATATAACTGTAAGTCAAAAAAATATGGAAAATTATAAGAAAGAAAATACTCCTAGCATTCCAGATGGGATGTGGGTTAAATGTAATAAATGTGGAGAAATATTGTATCAAAATGATTTAGAAAAAAATTATATGGTATGTAATTTATGTGGAAAACATTTTAGAATAGGTGCTAAAGAAAGAATAAAATATCTATTTGATAATGATACATTTAGAGAATGGGATTATAAAGTTAAAACAGAGAATCCATTAGATTTTAAAGATTATGATAAAAAGATAGAACATATGAAGGAAAAAACAAATTTAAGTGAAGCTGTTACTACAGGAAAAGGTAAAATAGCTGATATAGAAGTTGTAGTATGCATAATGGACAGTAAATTCATGATGGGAAGTATGGGATCTGTTGTAGGTGAGAAAATAACTAGAGCTATAGAAAGAGCTATAAAACTAAAATTACCAGTTATAATATTTACTGTATCTGGTGGAGCAAGAATGCAGGAAGGCATATTATCTCTGATGCAGATGGCTAAAGTAAGTGCTGCATTGGCTAAATTAGATGAAGAGGGACTATTATATATATGTGTATTAACAGATCCGACTACAGGAGGAGTTACAGCTAGCTTTGCTATGCTCGGAGATATAATACTTGCAGAACCAGATGCATTAATAGGATTTGCTGGTAAGAGAGTAATAGAACAAACTATAAATGAAAAATTACCAGAAGATTTCCAAAGGTCTGAATTTTTATTAGAACATGGTTTTATTGATAAAATAGTTCCAAGATCTGACTTAAGAAAAGTTTTAGCAAAGCTTATTAATATGCACAAAAATTCTTTTTAAAAGTATACATTAATATTATTTCTTAATTTAGATTGGAGATATAAATATGGAAGATAAAAATTTGATTTATAATGTAAAAAAATATCCTTCTAAAAATGCTTGGCAAAGAGTAACTTTGGCAAGATTAAAAGAAAGGCCTACAGCTTTAGATTATATAAATATTATATTTGATGACTTTATAGAGTTGCATGGAGATAGATCTTTTAGCGACGACCAATCTATAGTATGTGGTATAGGATTATTAAACAATAAAAGTGTAACTATAGTAGCTCAGCAAAAAGGTAAAAATACAAAAGATAATATAAAAAGAAATTTCGGTATGCCAAAACCAGAAGGGTATAGAAAAGCTTTAAGAATAATGAAGCAAGCGGAAAAGTTTAAAAGACCGATTATATGTTTTATAGATACACCAGGAGCTTTTTGCGGCATAGATGCAGAAGAAAGAGGACAAGGAGAAGCTATAGCAAGGAATTTATTAGAGATGTCAAGATTAAAGACTATAACCTTATCTATAGTTATAGGAGAAGGTGGAAGTGGTGGAGCTTTAGCTTTGGGAGTAGCAGATAGAGTAATGATGCTAGAGAATTCCGTATATTCTATACTATCACCAGAAGGTTTTGCAAGTATATTATGGAAGGATGCATCAAAAGCAAAAGAAGCAGCAGAAGTAATGAAAATTACAGCAGAAGATTTAAAAGAATTTAATGTAATAGATAAAATTTTAAAAGAACCATCAGGTGGAGCACACAAAAATCTAAATAAAATGGCAGAAATTTTAAAAGAAAATATTATAAATGAAATAGAAATATTAAGAAAATATCCTTTGGATATAATTTTAGATAAAAGATATGATAAGTTTA
Above is a window of Clostridium sporogenes DNA encoding:
- the accD gene encoding acetyl-CoA carboxylase, carboxyltransferase subunit beta — encoded protein: MLKNLFRKTKYITVSQKNMENYKKENTPSIPDGMWVKCNKCGEILYQNDLEKNYMVCNLCGKHFRIGAKERIKYLFDNDTFREWDYKVKTENPLDFKDYDKKIEHMKEKTNLSEAVTTGKGKIADIEVVVCIMDSKFMMGSMGSVVGEKITRAIERAIKLKLPVIIFTVSGGARMQEGILSLMQMAKVSAALAKLDEEGLLYICVLTDPTTGGVTASFAMLGDIILAEPDALIGFAGKRVIEQTINEKLPEDFQRSEFLLEHGFIDKIVPRSDLRKVLAKLINMHKNSF
- a CDS encoding acetyl-CoA carboxylase carboxyltransferase subunit alpha, producing MEDKNLIYNVKKYPSKNAWQRVTLARLKERPTALDYINIIFDDFIELHGDRSFSDDQSIVCGIGLLNNKSVTIVAQQKGKNTKDNIKRNFGMPKPEGYRKALRIMKQAEKFKRPIICFIDTPGAFCGIDAEERGQGEAIARNLLEMSRLKTITLSIVIGEGGSGGALALGVADRVMMLENSVYSILSPEGFASILWKDASKAKEAAEVMKITAEDLKEFNVIDKILKEPSGGAHKNLNKMAEILKENIINEIEILRKYPLDIILDKRYDKFRNMGVFSE